GGCGTCCATGGCAAAGCTATCCTCAGTGGAAGGCCTGAAGGCAAACAGCGAATTCTGGCTCAGAGATGAAACCGACTGCAAGGGACTATCTGTAGTTTTGGTCAGGTTGATGTCGGATATTGGTGAAAAAGTAGATTTCCATTTACTGCTATTCATGTTCTCGCTGCTTTGTGCTTGTTTCCTCCCACCTAAGCTGCCACCTAGTTTGGGAGAAGAGTTGCAAGTGTCAAAAACCATCATGCACTGAATCTGCTCATTAAGAACAGAGGTTTAATTTTTCAAACACACATTCTATCAGTCTGTAATTCTGTTTGGGAtccaaaggcagaagaaatatttgtgaaGTCATCTTAAGTTCTTAAAATTTACTTTAATGCTCTGAAGAAGTTTGAGAATCacagaccttaaagctcacccagctccaagccctgccacgggcagggaccccttccactggagcagcttgctccaagcccctgtgtccaacctggccttgagcactgccagggatggggcagccacagcttctctgggcaccctgtgccagcgcctcagcaccctcacagggaagagcttctgcctcagagctcagctcagtctcccctctggcaggctAAAGCCATTAAAATCTTTGATTTGCCTCAGCCAAGGGAAATCGTGTCCCAAATCTGTACCCGTGCCTCCTCACTAAACTTGATGCCACATGGGATGCTGACCTACTTCTTCCTTCATCTTTGTATTACAGATCCCTCCCCAAACCCTCAGTCAGTGAAAAACCCCGGTCAGAGCTTTGGGGACTTGCGATTACAGAAAGAACTAATCCCAAACCTGTGAATTTGCCCCTGGCAGAACTGcactctgctcagcagcacagagcacacaAACTCCTGCTACTGACAACTTCAGTCAGAGGCAGACACCCATGCCCAAGCCCATCCATTACAACAACTAACACTCCTCACACCTACCATTTTCAACAGTCTTCTGTGGAGATTTACTTTCCAATGAGATTGTTGCAATTTTCCTCTCAATTCtagtgggaaaagaaaaagattacagCACTCACTGCAGACCTACTGTTGCACATCCACTCCCATAACGTGTTTTCCTCATGTTCATGACTTAACAGTTGATTAGAGTACAAAAAGCCAAGTCATCTAGATAGCTCTATGCTAGTAAAGGAgcttaaaagcattaaaaaaatccatcacAAACTTTAAGTAGAAGCTATTACAGAATTACTGCTCTTTGCCAAGATCAGGGCACGTTCAGAGCACTTcattgttgcttttctttcacaacAAAAGCAGGCTGTTGCTCCTGTTTCTACAAAAGCGGTTACTTTTCCAGTACCTTAAGCAAGGAAAAAATTGCACCCCACAGGCAGGCAAAGGGTGATGAATAGTCAATTTGCACAGCAATGTATCAACCAGCACTTTGGGGCAGGAATCAAGCTGAAACTGGGAGTAAGCAGGAGACAGACCCATAGTTAAAGATTACACACGCAGCCCCAGTACTGCCACAAAGCAGTGtagtaaaaatgcatttctacactcattttttccaaggccaggctgccgGCCTTGCAAACACAGCAACAGCTCCCACACTCAAGCCCTACTTCCTAAATACCCTCCCTATTCACAGTTTCAGCCACATAAGAGGCTTGGCATAATGGAATCAGCCTCCAAGCAATGGGAACAAAGACGGCTTAGCACACCTCTCCTTTTAGAGCACCATTATCACCTCCCAGAGAAATCTCCTCCTGAAACCTATCCCTGGGTATTCacctgctgctgttgtgctcaTCTTCAGATCCCTGCTCTTCATCTGATGTTAGAGGGGAGTAATGAACGCCATTGGTCTGAAGCAggggcttttcctttttcagtacCGGGGGCTGGTCATTGTCCTGGTAAGGAACAGGAGAGTTCTTCAGGGAGTTTTCAGGAGAGGAAATGGCTGTTATTTCTAAAGGCTGGTTAATGTTATTGACCTGggcaagaaggaaagaaagcagttaCAGATGAGAGTATCCCCTTAAAAACAAAGCATCTTACTAAGGGTATTAAAACCAGGCTTAACTTGCTCAGCTTTAGGATACGGCAACAGCTGCTTGTttagcactgctgctgttcaccaTCCTGCACTAAAACCTGGGACGAAAGCTtaaatatagcaaaaaaaaaaaaaacccaactaattttcattctttgctttttgtgttttaacacagaaatgaaaacacgGGGTAACCACATTTCTTCTCAAACTACCACTGCAGGACCAGATGAACACAACTTGTATAGCTGGCTTAATTATGCAAGAATGCCATATGCTTCTGGCACTCGTAAGCTATTTAGTCACTCTTAGTTTAaactattttcaaaatatttaaccTAGAGACTAAAAAAACCAACTTCACTGCAGAAACGAGGTCTGTGTCCTAAGGGAAGattattacttttaattttcaacGCTCTCTCAGCAAAGAACTCCTTGAAGACGTCCTCCCTCTACAGAAATAGCTCCCCAACTTTTCAGCAATTCCCTGGCCTCTCAGAAGGGCCATTTTCACACAGGCTCTTCACACCAGGTCTTGCTACTATAACAGCCTGGGAGTACACCAAAGAATAGCTGAAGCTTATTGCCAATTCCAAGAGCCTTCCCAAGCCCTTCTCTCTTGCTAGAGCTCTTCCTTTCTGCCCTTACCATGGAGTTGATATTGAGCGGTGAACCTGACGGTTGCGTAAAGAGTCCAGACACAGTAGGTAAGGATTTGCGTTTAGGGGAGACCCCGGAGTTCCCGCTGAGATTCCCAGTGGAGGATCTCTTCCGCCGGCCTCGCTTCTTCCCATCCTGCGCGTGTGCTTGGCCACAGTCCAGCCGAGCGCTCGTGGGCAGAGGACTGTGCTTGTTGGAAGGGGATTGTTTTACATGTCCTGTATTAGGAGAGATTGTAAAGATGATTCTTCTCTTGGCCTCGTTCTCAGGATCTGAAAACGCTGCATCAGACTGAAGATCCCCCTTTGTTCCTTCGGCAAACATCTTCTGAGCATCTGCATATTGCAATACCCCTACCAGGCTCTGGGATGTGCCATTTAACCTGGGGCTTGTTGAGTGCTGGTGAGCAGGGGAGTTTTGCCCAGAGTTCCTTGACTGCATCATTAGCAAAGGATGTTGTGGAGTGGAACTCCGAGACCCTACTGAGTTAAACAGACTCCCAGAGTCGTCCAGAGCTGCCTGATCAACACTATGGTTAAGATGGGCTGGGCTGTTTGTAAGATTTCCATTGACTGCCACGGAGCCAGAAGAGTAAGAAAAACCTGTTGGAAGGGAAAGTATACATCATTGCTTCTGCTGAGCGACAGTTCACAGTGCTAGATTTCTGGGATGACTGGGAGTGGTTTCAGCTCTACCTCCAGGAGATCAGCAGACACAGGAAactcaaagctgctttttacaCAGCGCAGTTGAGAACGTGGCTCTGTGGGCTGGTGGCTTCAGTTAGGGGTTAATGATTTGCTCTACTCTTTTGCCAGTTCAGGAAAATTCATGTGATATGTAAAGATATCCTATGCTCTACCTCTTTTTTAAAAGGGAATTCAAGCGTAAGCTGAACTATCACACCTCTTGAAATCAGGGCTTCTATCAACTCCTTCCTATCATCAAGGAAATAGATGGCCAAATTCAGTCTGTTCCCTTCCCCAAAAAAGAAGGGACCTGGTCATCCATACAGCTCACTTCCTTCTCTAGGTTAAACAAAAGGCTGTGGCTCAGGAAGTGACAAGGGATCTTCAGAGACACTGTGGCAGAGGAATGCCACGAGAGGAAGGTTGGAAAGGGAATGAAGTATTGTCGTGGTGTATCATAAGTGGGTTCAATGCTCTACTAACGCCTGTCTCTGGGCTGTCTAAAtggaagggggagaaggaaacaTGGTGTTGGTTTATAACAAACGagtttttaaatacttcattGGTTGTACAGAAAACTGCAGCCAAGCCCTCCTTTGCAGAACAGATGCTAGAAACAACACAAGCCCCTTGAGGTGGTAAACATCAGGAACACATGCACTTTCTGGTGAGGGATCAGCTGTACAATAACTTTCGGATGCTAGAGCCTACTTTTCCTGGTCCATAACATTGCCATATCCTGAATAACTAAAGGCCACAATTTCATCAGAGAGCAAGTTCAGAAGCAGTGTCTGCACTCAAGGTATCTCTATCCTCTCCCATTCAACCTTTCTTCCTACCCAGATACTTGTGCCTTTACAACTGCTCACGAGGCACCAGCGTGACCTGCATCACAAAATTAGATATTAAAACCTccataaaataaaacttctaaAGCCCGATCATCAGCTCATAGCAGAGCTACATAACACTTCACTGGTTTGCCACATCCTAAAGGTAGGAATCTCTTAATCCACATAGAAGAATTTGCAAAAAGCTGTTAATGTACGCTGCAAGAAGCTGCAGCTCGGTTAAAGGCACGTCAGACCAATCCTTTATGCCAGAATGCATCTAAGTCTGGTTGCAAAACCCACATTTCTCTAGCAAGGAGTGACCTGACAAGAAATGCTCAGGGGTGCTGTCcccacagacaggacacctgcaTGTAGGTAAGGCTGTTACCTGAGGTAGCCAAAGCCAGTGGCTTGTTTCCAGCAGCATTGCTTACGCCATTATGAGAACTAGCACCAATCTGCTTTTCAAGTGTCGATGAGTCTCTACTCTGGTGAACTGGGCTAGGTGTGCTTCTCTGGGGAGAGAAACAGGCGTTTTAGTACAGGCAGTATAACCAGAAGTCAACAGTTTAAACCAAATTCACATGCAATAGTAGATTGACCAAGTGCTTCTACTTCCTAAATGTCCCAGATTTTGCTTAATTTTGACAAAAGCATCAGTCAGCATATTACAGgacaaaaataaacactggGATTAATTACACTGCAACAGTATCTAGCACACAGCAGATACCATGCAGACAGAGGGAGCGCAAGCTCATCATCCCAGGAAGTTTAGCCTCAGGACAGCACTGCAATCAGAGTTCACTGCTTCACAGGCAGCCAAAGAGGAAACAAACGGTTGTACCACATCTCCAAGCCAGTGCACACGGAGttccccaaaacaaccccaaagtGAATGTGGAACAGATCAGGCTGTGTTCTCTGGTACACAAGCAGTGTTTTCCTAAAGCAGGCAAAACAACTGGGATATGGTTGCCTGAATAAACTATGTGCTGAAGTGAAAGACACCACCCAGAGCTAACACTGTCTCTGAGGACGCACAGATTCTGCTCACAGCTGGGCAGACTGCTACAACTACAAGTCTTCAGCCGGAAAAAGATAATGGAGCAAACGCTTCTTGGTTCTCTGCTGTACCATTTAAGTGACAAACATCGGGAAGAAACCGGACCAGGCTTTTTTAAACTCCTCTCCCACTGAGTGGTACAGACTTAGTAGGATTTTAAAAAGACATGCCCCAGAAGTTCTCTGTCTGCTCTACTGCTCCAGAGCTGTCACTCACACATCAGGTATTACAGCCTCAAGGCGCTATTGGAGTTCATCCTGTTATAGACAGCTTTAAGATGACCAAACTGAGGCAGAAGAATCTGTCTCCCAGGGCCATGCAAGAAGGCAAGGGTTAAGAACAAACTGACATGTGCGATTCTCTGCTTTCACTGCCACAAACCCTCACATTCTGTGCCTCTTCCACCCAGCTGGACATTTAAGACCAGGATCACTTGTGGCAGGTACTGTACTTTCCTTCCTGGcaaacaccaccaccccacaGTCACATGAGAGGAAAAACCTACAGAATGACCAAGAGCCAAGAGGATGCATCCCAACAGCAGCCTCCCCCAAAGCATCACAGTCAAGATTAACAGCCCACTAAGGATTCTGGTGCACAGCACCCCCTTACTCCCCACTGTGATTttagttagggatggaaagtgTTGACAATCCCTTACTCACCACCTTCTCAACACGGCTAGGTAGGACTACGCTGGCCAGAGGGATACTAACAGGGAGTTTATTGGGCTGCACTGTGCTGAGAGGAATACTGATAGGTAAGCTGGTGATAGTCTCTCCATTACTCACAGAGGTTCTCTCTCTCAAAACCtgtaaatgcaaaagaaaaaggaacattcTTAACCACATGCTGTTACTAAAAGACTTCTTAAACTATCTGTAACCTGCTCATTTATATCACCTCCCCCTTTTAAAGAATTACTAGCAATGACTATATAGCAAAGACAGGGCATGCATGGAGCAGCTTTGTTACCAATATCCAACAGCACAGAAGTATGTAAATTCAAGCTAATGCTGGCCCcaaacataaggaaaaagatGCCTTGGGCAAGCTCATTTCCTACTGTTGTTGTTAGAGCTCTGTGAAAAGCAGAATTCATATCTTGAGGCCCTCTGTACACAGAAAATGTAGtagacaaaaatatttccatggTATCCTCCTATTAGAGGGCACCTGCTTGCTCTGAAATAAGCACCAATACGATTCGTGGCTGGAGCAATCCCATGGACaaatttttgttatttctagTTTTATAAGTATGAAAAGAACTACTTTTCAAGTTCAAGTAGAGACACACCAGATCAGAAAGAAGTCCTACCGCATTACTGGTGCAGTTCATCTACAAACCAGTAGCTCAGAGGTAAGCACGTCTTTCATGAGCACAGTATTCTCTTCCTCCAGCCAGCAATTTTCTGCTGTATCACCCCTACTGTATTTCATGTTATTTCCCATGCCAAGCAGAGCACAGAAAGGAGGGGGCCTGCATTCCCTAATTTGGCCAACTCCCTCCTTGTTCTACCAGGTGTAACATCTCTGAACCTGAGCACAAGCAGCTCGCTTACCTTCTCGCCTGCAACTGGTAAGGCCGCTGGGGAAGAGGGCCGAGTTTCCTGTGGACTCAGCTTTATGCCATTTGAAATACCAGGGCTTGGGTATGTAAGGCCATTCTCTTTGACATGGTCAGCTCTGGAACACAGATGTAGGATCATTAGACTACAAAAGTGAATGACTTCTCTTCTGTAAGGAATTCCTGTACCAAACTCCAGGCACTTCAGTACCACCTTACTTCCCCTATCAGCTGGGTTTCTGGGAACACCGCTTTAAATAGCTTATTAATCTTCactttaaacatatttttccaCAATCCCAATAAACCACTGTAATTAAAACAAGCAATTACCCCTCCTTTCCCAACCTAGGAAGTGATCACTCTCACCTCTGTATCTCATTAGCTGTTGCTTTTCCATTGACTCCATGGTCTTGATTCAAGTGTCTCCTTAGTGCGATTTTAGCTGGGGAAAACCTGGTATAGTCAGGTAAGGACAAGCTTGTCACCTTGTCTGCcttctgtctgctgctgtgGTTCGGGGTACACGGAACTATTTCTTGGTCCAGGTGAGAGGTTGTGTACTGAGGGGTGTTCTGCTTGGAAGAGGGCCTGCTAAAGGCGTTGTGAATTTCATAGGGAGTAGCATGGCCGTTCATGGACAGTTCAGGGCTCATGCCATTGATGTGGGGCATAGGAAACTTGGAGCATTCCAGCTCCAGTTGGAACCTGCCATGATCAGCCTCAGAATCACGGCTCAAATGGGTTTTATTGTGTAGCTGTACTGACAGGGACTCGTCAGATGGCGTGTATGATTTCAGTTGCATAAGCTCTTGCTGTCTTTGACTCTTCTCAAGTTCCACAATGCTGATCTTTAAATGAAGAGGAAGACAATGATTAAAGACCACACTTAGCAATTCTAGCACATTACAGAGCTTTGCCTCCGTATGTTTCTCAGGAAAAGCAGCCCCACTTCTGGGAACAACAGACCCAAAatttgagaaacagatttcaagATGCTGCTCTGAGCTTGTGACCAAAAGGCACAGGTAAGGGCTCAGAGCTTCTCAGAAAACACCCTTCAGAtcttaaaagcaaatataaaatatcTCCAACTATATAGACAGTATGGAGTAACTCAGTATTGCCAGTCATTGAAGGAAACAGTCACTCCATGTCAAAGTACctcacagcaaaagaaaagctcttAGACACAGGagtgtaatttcttttcattatggGAAGTGGCGTTCTGTGGGAACTGATTCCTGAACCAAGACATCAGAGCACACATGCAAACAAGCAAGACCTGCTTTTATATTATACTTCACGGTAAACCATGATTCCTCCTTCCGCAGCATTATAGGTCATAGCATTTCCTTCCCTCAAACGTTACCTGTATCTTTTTCAAGTTGACTAAAATACTCTAATAGAAAGATTAatctggggagggaggaaaccACCTATCTTCTCCTTTAACATCGTATTTAGTCACATACCCTTAACTGGCCCATTGCTCAAGAGCTACCCCACGTTGGTGGCTCTAGATTTGTTGCTTGCTCTCTACCTGCAATTCCAAGCAGTGCTTCTGTTTCTCAGAAATCTGATTCTTCAACGcctgcttctctttcagcaaGTTCTCCAGTGACAACGTTGACCAATCCAGCTTCAGTTCTTCACACCGTGCCTTAAGCTGCAATGACACAGGATAAACAGATCAAAAACCAACCTTCTCCACACCACCCAAGGTGCAAGCTGAAAGCCAGGCACCTTCCAACTGGATGTAAGTTAGAAGCTTCTTCTGAAAACTCCTCTCAGCTTAAGCCAGGCACCACCTGTGGTCCCCACATAACGTGGGAAGATGCGAGCTGGTTCTTTCTAAAAGCAGTGTTATTACCCACCCTCCCTAATCACTTCCACATCCACATTTCCCCCTCACCTACCTTAACAGTTTGAGTTGCCAAGATGAACAATGAAGAGTTAAAACAAGCACTGGACAAACCTCTTGGCCAGAGAGATCCAGATTCAGTCGCAAGAACATACACAGGGGCAAAGCAGTTTACAGGACACAGCTGAGGCCAGAGTCAACTGTCACCTCAGCATTTGGTCAGAGGGAAAGCAAAGAACGACCACCTACATTCTTTCCCCCATCATTCCTCCCTCTTACAGAGGGGCTATGGCAGCTGGACGATTTATCAGTTGTAAAGATCCCTTGAAGACAGGGACAGCACTGGCCTCCTGAACTGTCCTCCTTAAATAAATGGCACTATCACACTGCTACTCAGACACAAGCATTGTACACACCAGCTGTAAGCTCTGGTTCCTGAGTTCACTGTTATCCTTCTCCAGCTGTTTCGTCTGTTCTTTCAGTTGCTGATTGTGAGCAGAGATCTCCTTCTGAGCCTGAATCAGGTCATTGTATGTTAGAGCTTTAACTCCCAACTACAAAATGAAGagtgaggaagagaaagagatcaTTCAATAAGGTCTTGACATCTTAATCCCAGATGATTGTCACATTCAGAAGTGACACTGAGGAGATCTGCAGAACTTATGTGGCTTACAGGAACTCCCCCAGCATTCTCCAAGGCACTCTGTCACTGCTAGGAGATAACAAGGAAGGACAAAACTAACTCGctaggagctgctgctccagtaACTCAATTTGAAAACTGGCCTTTAGTTTCTTGCCAGCCAAAAGAACACTGTTTTTGTGGAGAGCCACcacatttccttctgttcttctgAGCTTGCATTGGCAACACAGAGTTTGTTCCTTCCACCAGCAGGGACTACATCCTTCACTAAAATACCACAGCGCTCATGGTCTGTCACACCCTGCCCCTGAACACAAGGATTTCAACAATGAAgacaaaacacaaccaaagaGTGATACAGATTCCACATTCTTTAGCATGATCTGCTGCAAAACAGGGGCTGAAGACCTGGGACTACTCTGGTCCTATTTTACTAAAGTCGTTTGCAAGTAACAAGCATCCACTCCCACCAGATCAGGGCTACCTCATCAAGTTTCTGCTGAAAAAGACGTTTGATTTCCTCTTTCTGTGCCTGGCAGTGGGTGAATAACTGCTGTGCTGTCCCCAGCAACTGAGCATTCTTTTCCTGCAAAGGAGAAGAGTgagaaaatacacttttagcaccagctgcagcatggcCCCTCTTAATAAAACCATTACATCCAGTTTCTGTAGCAAGTTGGAAGTGAAGCTCAGCTCAGAGGAGAACTGTATGAACTAATCTAGCTCTCCCTCAGGTATCTGTGAGCCCATCCTACACAATGCTCATGGAAGACACACAGTAAATTAAAACACTGTGGGGGAAGATAGGAAGAAAGTCATCAATAAGCCAAACCACTTGTAGCTCCAATGCCAGAATTACTCCAGTGGGCCACATGACCCTTCCACTCACAGAACATTTCCTGCCTATAACATTCCTTAACTAGATACTTCCTTACTCATTTCATGGTCATGCACTGTGTGAGCAGCAAAGGGCAAAGACAGGACTTTGCTGAAGAGCCTCATTTATTCCATTCCCAGATGAAAGATCagtgcagcaaaagcagcaagcTTTGGAGACTGACACTTTTCTCCAACTTTTGCTGCTGAGCCCAAATGGGAATTGTGCAGAAACTGAGCCATCACTCCAGAAAATGTGGAGGACCAGGGCAAAAAGCACCTGGATCTTCCAAGAAGGGGAGCATCAGTGCTGGCAAGTTCCACCTGTGGGAGGAAACACACGACCTGGCATACAGCTCGTGTTGCCTCTCATGCCAAGGACTTGGGAAAGCAGCTGAATCACTGCAATGCTAAACAGCCAAATCACTGCAATGCTAAACAGCCTGCCACAAGTGATGCTGAAAAAAGCCTTTAGGCTTTCAACAGCAGTTATTTCATCCAGCCTTcacaagcagcaggagctgacagCTCCACCTAAGGGTAATCTGGTGAACTAGCATCTCACAGCATCTTCAACCCCCTGACTGattcgggttggaaggggccttaaagctcatccagttccaacgctgccacaggcagggacaccttccactagagcagcttgctccaagctccaccc
Above is a window of Lathamus discolor isolate bLatDis1 chromosome 21, bLatDis1.hap1, whole genome shotgun sequence DNA encoding:
- the DOT1L gene encoding histone-lysine N-methyltransferase, H3 lysine-79 specific isoform X5, encoding MGERLELRLKSPVGAEPAVYPWPLPVYDKHHDAAHEIIETIRWVCEEIPDLKLAMENYVLIDYDTKSFESMQRLCDKYNRAIDSIHQLWKGTTQPMKLNTRPSNGLLRHILQQVYNHSVTDPEKLNNYEPFSPEVYGETSFDLVAQMIDEIKMTEDDLFVDLGSGVGQVVLQVAAATNCKHHYGVEKADIPAKYAETMDREFRKWMKWYGKKHAEYTLERGDFLSEEWRERIANTSVIFVNNFAFGPEVDHQLKERFANMKEGGRIVSSKPFAPLNFRINSRNLSDIGTIMRVVELSPLKGSVSWTGKPVSYYLHTIDRTILENYFSSLKNPKLREEQEAARRRQQRENKSNTTTPTKVQENKDSGAEEEKAAANSVKKPSPSKARKKKLSKKGRKMAGRKRGRPKKMNTANTERKTKKNQTALELLHAQTVSQTSSSSPQDAYKSPHSPYYQLPPKVQRHSSNQLLVTPTPPALQKLLDSFKIQYMQFMAYMKTPQYKASLQQLLEQEKEKNAQLLGTAQQLFTHCQAQKEEIKRLFQQKLDELGVKALTYNDLIQAQKEISAHNQQLKEQTKQLEKDNSELRNQSLQLLKARCEELKLDWSTLSLENLLKEKQALKNQISEKQKHCLELQISIVELEKSQRQQELMQLKSYTPSDESLSVQLHNKTHLSRDSEADHGRFQLELECSKFPMPHINGMSPELSMNGHATPYEIHNAFSRPSSKQNTPQYTTSHLDQEIVPCTPNHSSRQKADKVTSLSLPDYTRFSPAKIALRRHLNQDHGVNGKATANEIQRADHVKENGLTYPSPGISNGIKLSPQETRPSSPAALPVAGEKVLRERTSVSNGETITSLPISIPLSTVQPNKLPVSIPLASVVLPSRVEKVRSTPSPVHQSRDSSTLEKQIGASSHNGVSNAAGNKPLALATSGFSYSSGSVAVNGNLTNSPAHLNHSVDQAALDDSGSLFNSVGSRSSTPQHPLLMMQSRNSGQNSPAHQHSTSPRLNGTSQSLVGVLQYADAQKMFAEGTKGDLQSDAAFSDPENEAKRRIIFTISPNTGHVKQSPSNKHSPLPTSARLDCGQAHAQDGKKRGRRKRSSTGNLSGNSGVSPKRKSLPTVSGLFTQPSGSPLNINSMVNNINQPLEITAISSPENSLKNSPVPYQDNDQPPVLKKEKPLLQTNGVHYSPLTSDEEQGSEDEHNSSRIERKIATISLESKSPQKTVENGGSLGGRKQAQSSENMNSSKWKSTFSPISDINLTKTTDSPLQSVSSLSQNSLFAFRPSTEDSFAMDAKITAHPRKSIAMPSSGADGLSPSTNATNGFPYNGGLSSDMGLHSFIDGASLPHKASDVTTSNCTLGFQSQRSKDVGVSETNPFLNKRQLEGLSSTKGEDLNRAGVKGKDISEISIRTGGSADKNSLQHNGKVGKGRDRDVEFKNGHNLFISAAVSSGGLLNGKSLSTAVSSAGNPASSVQTHHPFLNTLTTGSQFPLGPMALQANLNSVTNSSVLQSLFNSMPAAASLVHVSSAATRLTNSHTMGNFSPGVTGGTVGGN